A genomic segment from archaeon BMS3Bbin15 encodes:
- a CDS encoding anaerobic ribonucleoside triphosphate reductase, producing MSSSISKVRVVKTSGDLDFFDPNLIASDCMDAGIDFWTAAEVAFEVSKKIYDGISSDEIQKTTLEMLSKKNQEAAERYKRFHSMYVRTSRNTIDSFDRKKIEESLLNETTLPKEIAENISKDAEMELRRLKLDFISAPLIREVVNVKLLENGFEEARRDYTRVGMPVYDAMKVITSGSGSQNIKGEIAGRVLKEYTLLKILPLHIADSHMNGYIHIHSLENFAISTGDIYLSPEVGTARNAYLAASTIFSTIRKFRKLSSGSITIPLFTSPFSGYIENMTMEEVRSFLKYFLAEAGGLGIKLGINSGDTTLRIILDIYKKAEAKLPELSVSVNSGAEEFLYTSHLNKIDFWNEVSPFFSQSSQIPGYILPASEKRVLSSALKVTINLPRIAYLSEGDEKKFFENLHTLLPIIKEVLLRKKKVIKKVIAPKLKAEFFYEVGFLGLNEMSLAFTGEEMHKSSSALEFALRVLTALKSTVEDWRLTEGENFVLVPTDDFDAATRFAKLDYGLYPSKAKVKSRKNTGKIFYSTGLNTGETRLNKRLKINSELQSRVHGVSAEVIEVENSSALRKTFNKLIEADASSWRFKIQGNLYDS from the coding sequence AGGAATAGACTTCTGGACTGCTGCAGAGGTAGCCTTTGAAGTATCAAAGAAGATATACGATGGAATTTCCAGCGACGAAATTCAGAAAACTACTCTTGAAATGCTATCGAAAAAAAATCAGGAGGCTGCCGAGCGTTACAAGCGTTTCCACAGCATGTATGTAAGAACCTCCAGAAATACAATAGATAGCTTTGATAGAAAGAAAATTGAAGAATCTCTACTCAATGAAACCACACTACCCAAAGAGATTGCAGAGAATATCTCAAAGGATGCCGAGATGGAGCTCAGGCGCCTCAAACTTGACTTTATATCTGCCCCGCTGATAAGGGAGGTTGTAAATGTAAAACTCCTGGAAAATGGGTTTGAAGAGGCAAGAAGGGACTACACAAGAGTGGGAATGCCAGTTTACGATGCAATGAAGGTGATAACCAGCGGAAGTGGCAGTCAAAATATAAAAGGAGAGATTGCAGGACGGGTCCTGAAGGAATACACTCTTCTGAAAATTCTGCCTTTGCATATAGCTGATTCACACATGAATGGCTACATACATATTCACTCCCTTGAGAATTTTGCTATTTCAACAGGAGATATATATCTCAGCCCGGAGGTTGGTACAGCCAGAAATGCATATCTTGCTGCCTCAACGATTTTCAGCACTATAAGGAAGTTCAGAAAGCTCTCCTCAGGAAGTATAACTATACCCCTCTTTACCTCGCCTTTTTCCGGTTATATTGAAAATATGACAATGGAAGAAGTAAGAAGCTTTCTCAAATATTTTCTTGCCGAGGCAGGAGGACTTGGAATAAAACTGGGTATTAACTCGGGAGACACCACCCTCAGAATTATTCTGGATATATACAAAAAGGCAGAGGCAAAGCTTCCAGAACTTTCTGTAAGTGTTAATAGTGGGGCTGAAGAATTCCTGTACACCAGCCATCTTAATAAAATTGACTTCTGGAATGAAGTATCACCCTTCTTCAGCCAGTCTTCACAAATACCGGGTTATATTTTACCAGCTTCAGAGAAAAGAGTCTTATCATCAGCCCTAAAAGTCACAATTAACCTTCCAAGGATAGCATATCTTTCTGAAGGAGATGAGAAGAAATTCTTCGAAAATCTGCATACATTGCTCCCCATTATAAAAGAGGTGCTTCTCAGAAAAAAGAAGGTTATTAAAAAGGTTATTGCGCCAAAACTGAAAGCAGAATTCTTCTATGAGGTGGGCTTTCTGGGCCTGAATGAGATGAGTCTTGCCTTCACAGGAGAAGAGATGCATAAAAGCAGCAGTGCCCTGGAGTTCGCCCTGAGAGTGCTTACGGCTCTGAAGTCAACTGTGGAAGACTGGAGGCTTACAGAGGGAGAGAATTTCGTGCTTGTGCCCACAGACGACTTTGACGCTGCCACAAGGTTTGCAAAGCTTGATTATGGGCTATATCCATCAAAAGCAAAGGTAAAGAGTAGAAAGAACACAGGGAAAATCTTCTACAGCACAGGTCTGAACACAGGGGAAACCAGGTTAAATAAACGCCTCAAGATTAACTCTGAACTTCAGAGCAGAGTGCATGGAGTGAGTGCTGAAGTTATCGAAGTTGAAAATTCTTCTGCTCTTCGAAAAACCTT